In Phyllopteryx taeniolatus isolate TA_2022b chromosome 1, UOR_Ptae_1.2, whole genome shotgun sequence, the following proteins share a genomic window:
- the LOC133483485 gene encoding cyclic nucleotide-gated cation channel alpha-3-like isoform X1: MDIQNQNSFARTGPLYRLAHMMHSGPNRSRPTEFSMSYCRTKNTRKSHFLWPLAEQNMNNCNNNDGKKDDKKEEPKNEKKAEPKKDDKKDEKKEEPKEVWVMDPATDTYYYWLWTISIPVFYNLMLLVARACFNELQNNNTILWLVLDYTSDFLYFTDIFVRARTGFLEQGLLVRDAKVLKEKYMKTRQFRLDVISVIPTDIVFIKIGMHNPEWRFNRLFRLARLFEFFDRTETRTNFPNIFRIANLVLYILIIIHWNACIYFAISKVLGFGSDTWVYPPIRNAEFQHLTRQYIYCLYWSTMTLTTIGETPPPVRDIEYFFVVADFLTGVLIFATIVGNVGAMISNMNAARVEFQAKIDSIKQYMQFRKVTKDLEARVVKWFDYLWTEAKTCDEKQVLKNLPDKLKAEIAINVHLETLRKVRIFQDCEAGLLVELVLKLQPQVFSPGDYICKKGDIGREMYIIKEGKLAVVAEDGVTQFVVLSDGAYFGEISILGIKGSKAGNRRTANIRSVGYSDLFALSKDDLMEALTEYPDAKNVLEDKGRAILMKDNLIDESLVAATDAKDFEAKVNVVEASLEVMVFKLKKLAEHHESSQRKLKQRLCNLTNQVRTLQVADE; this comes from the exons ATGGACATCCAGAATCAGAACTCCTTCGCAAGGACAGGCCCACTATACAG GCTGGCTCACATGATGCACTCTGGTCCTAACAGAAGCAGACCTACAGAGTTCAGTATGAGCTACTGTAGAACAAAGAACACGAGGAAGAG TCATTTTCTTTGGCCATTGGCTGAACAGAACATGAACAACTGCAACAACAATGATGG CAAAAAAGATGACaagaaagaagaacccaaaaatgAGAAGAAAGCGGAACCTAAGAAAGATGACAAGAAAGATGAGAAAAAGGAAGAACC AAAAGAGGTGTGGGTCATGGACCCTGCCACAGATACATACTACTACTGGTTATGGACCATATCCATCCCTGTCTTCTACAATCTGATGTTGCTGGTGGCCAG GGCTTGCTTCAATGAGCTgcagaacaacaacacaatattGTGGCTAGTGTTGGACTACACCTCAGATTTTCTCTACTTTACTGACATTTTTGTGAGGGCCAGAACAG GTTTCTTGGAGCAAGGGCTGCTTGTACGAGACGCGAAGGTTCTGAAGGAAAAGTACATGAAAACACGTCAGTTTCGACTGGACGTCATATCTGTGATTCCCACTGATATTGTATTCATCAAAATTGGAATGCACAATCCTGAGTGGAGGTTTAATCGCCTCTTTAGGTTGGCTCGGCTCTTTGAATTCTTCGACCGAACAGAGACTCGCACCAATTTCCCAAACATCTTTCGGATCGCTAATCTTGTACTTtacatcctcatcatcatccacTGGAATGCTTGCATCTATTTTGCCATCTCCAAGGTCCTTGGCTTTGGCTCAGACACGTGGGTTTATCCACCAATAAGGAATGCAGAATTTCAACATCTCACCAGGCAGTACATCTACTGCTTATATTGGTCCACAATGACCTTGACCACTATTGGGGAGACACCACCCCCAGTCCGTGATATTGAGTACTTTTTTGTTGTGGCTGACTTCCTCACCGGAGTTTTGATCTTTGCTACAATCGTAGGCAATGTTGGTGCCATGATATCCAATATGAATGCCGCTCGAGTGGAGTTCCAGGCCAAAATAGACTCCATCAAGCAGTACATGCAGTTCCGGAAGGTGACGAAAGACCTTGAGGCCCGAGTGGTCAAGTGGTTTGATTACTTGTGGACAGAGGCGAAAACGTGTGACGAAAAGCAGGTGCTCAAGAACCTTCCGGATAAGCTCAAGGCTGAGATTGCCATCAATGTTCATCTGGAAACCTTGAGGAAGGTGCGAATTTTTCAAGATTGCGAGGCAGGTTTGCTTGTGGAGTTGGTCCTCAAACTTCAACCCCAAGTCTTTAGTCCCGGTGACTACATCTGCAAGAAGGGGGACATTGGGAGGGAAATGTACATAATCAAGGAAGGAAAGTTAGCGGTGGTGGCAGAAGATGGGGTCACTCAGTTTGTTGTCCTCAGTGATGGAGCCTACTTTGGAGAAATCAGCATTTTGGGCATCAAGGGGAGTAAGGCAGGGAATCGAAGAACGGCCAACATCCGAAGCGTGGGTTACTCTGACCTGTTTGCCTTATCCAAGGATGACCTGATGGAGGCGCTCACAGAGTACCCTGATGCGAAGAATGTACTGGAAGATAAGGGACGCGCCATCCTCATGAAAGACAACCTCATTGATGAGTCGCTTGTCGCAGCTACCGACGCCAAAGACTTCGAAGCAAAAGTGAACGTGGTCGAGGCAAGCTTGGAAGTCATGGTGTTCAAACTGAAGAAGCTGGCGGAACATCATGAATCATCCCAGCGCAAGCTCAAACAACGGCTCTGTAATTTGACAAACCAGGTCCGAACCCTCCAAGTAGCTGACGAGTAA
- the LOC133483485 gene encoding cyclic nucleotide-gated cation channel alpha-3-like isoform X2, translated as MDIQNQNSFARTGPLYRSRPTEFSMSYCRTKNTRKSHFLWPLAEQNMNNCNNNDGKKDDKKEEPKNEKKAEPKKDDKKDEKKEEPKEVWVMDPATDTYYYWLWTISIPVFYNLMLLVARACFNELQNNNTILWLVLDYTSDFLYFTDIFVRARTGFLEQGLLVRDAKVLKEKYMKTRQFRLDVISVIPTDIVFIKIGMHNPEWRFNRLFRLARLFEFFDRTETRTNFPNIFRIANLVLYILIIIHWNACIYFAISKVLGFGSDTWVYPPIRNAEFQHLTRQYIYCLYWSTMTLTTIGETPPPVRDIEYFFVVADFLTGVLIFATIVGNVGAMISNMNAARVEFQAKIDSIKQYMQFRKVTKDLEARVVKWFDYLWTEAKTCDEKQVLKNLPDKLKAEIAINVHLETLRKVRIFQDCEAGLLVELVLKLQPQVFSPGDYICKKGDIGREMYIIKEGKLAVVAEDGVTQFVVLSDGAYFGEISILGIKGSKAGNRRTANIRSVGYSDLFALSKDDLMEALTEYPDAKNVLEDKGRAILMKDNLIDESLVAATDAKDFEAKVNVVEASLEVMVFKLKKLAEHHESSQRKLKQRLCNLTNQVRTLQVADE; from the exons ATGGACATCCAGAATCAGAACTCCTTCGCAAGGACAGGCCCACTATACAG AAGCAGACCTACAGAGTTCAGTATGAGCTACTGTAGAACAAAGAACACGAGGAAGAG TCATTTTCTTTGGCCATTGGCTGAACAGAACATGAACAACTGCAACAACAATGATGG CAAAAAAGATGACaagaaagaagaacccaaaaatgAGAAGAAAGCGGAACCTAAGAAAGATGACAAGAAAGATGAGAAAAAGGAAGAACC AAAAGAGGTGTGGGTCATGGACCCTGCCACAGATACATACTACTACTGGTTATGGACCATATCCATCCCTGTCTTCTACAATCTGATGTTGCTGGTGGCCAG GGCTTGCTTCAATGAGCTgcagaacaacaacacaatattGTGGCTAGTGTTGGACTACACCTCAGATTTTCTCTACTTTACTGACATTTTTGTGAGGGCCAGAACAG GTTTCTTGGAGCAAGGGCTGCTTGTACGAGACGCGAAGGTTCTGAAGGAAAAGTACATGAAAACACGTCAGTTTCGACTGGACGTCATATCTGTGATTCCCACTGATATTGTATTCATCAAAATTGGAATGCACAATCCTGAGTGGAGGTTTAATCGCCTCTTTAGGTTGGCTCGGCTCTTTGAATTCTTCGACCGAACAGAGACTCGCACCAATTTCCCAAACATCTTTCGGATCGCTAATCTTGTACTTtacatcctcatcatcatccacTGGAATGCTTGCATCTATTTTGCCATCTCCAAGGTCCTTGGCTTTGGCTCAGACACGTGGGTTTATCCACCAATAAGGAATGCAGAATTTCAACATCTCACCAGGCAGTACATCTACTGCTTATATTGGTCCACAATGACCTTGACCACTATTGGGGAGACACCACCCCCAGTCCGTGATATTGAGTACTTTTTTGTTGTGGCTGACTTCCTCACCGGAGTTTTGATCTTTGCTACAATCGTAGGCAATGTTGGTGCCATGATATCCAATATGAATGCCGCTCGAGTGGAGTTCCAGGCCAAAATAGACTCCATCAAGCAGTACATGCAGTTCCGGAAGGTGACGAAAGACCTTGAGGCCCGAGTGGTCAAGTGGTTTGATTACTTGTGGACAGAGGCGAAAACGTGTGACGAAAAGCAGGTGCTCAAGAACCTTCCGGATAAGCTCAAGGCTGAGATTGCCATCAATGTTCATCTGGAAACCTTGAGGAAGGTGCGAATTTTTCAAGATTGCGAGGCAGGTTTGCTTGTGGAGTTGGTCCTCAAACTTCAACCCCAAGTCTTTAGTCCCGGTGACTACATCTGCAAGAAGGGGGACATTGGGAGGGAAATGTACATAATCAAGGAAGGAAAGTTAGCGGTGGTGGCAGAAGATGGGGTCACTCAGTTTGTTGTCCTCAGTGATGGAGCCTACTTTGGAGAAATCAGCATTTTGGGCATCAAGGGGAGTAAGGCAGGGAATCGAAGAACGGCCAACATCCGAAGCGTGGGTTACTCTGACCTGTTTGCCTTATCCAAGGATGACCTGATGGAGGCGCTCACAGAGTACCCTGATGCGAAGAATGTACTGGAAGATAAGGGACGCGCCATCCTCATGAAAGACAACCTCATTGATGAGTCGCTTGTCGCAGCTACCGACGCCAAAGACTTCGAAGCAAAAGTGAACGTGGTCGAGGCAAGCTTGGAAGTCATGGTGTTCAAACTGAAGAAGCTGGCGGAACATCATGAATCATCCCAGCGCAAGCTCAAACAACGGCTCTGTAATTTGACAAACCAGGTCCGAACCCTCCAAGTAGCTGACGAGTAA